A genome region from Thermococcus gorgonarius includes the following:
- a CDS encoding Lrp/AsnC family transcriptional regulator, whose translation MTQLDDLDRAIIRLLKRNARLTISELSEQLNKPESTIHFRIKKLIEKGVIDRYTILLGEEMIPKKTAIVVIQAETPIIEDFLERYVNHLMRTLSMMPNVLMVAKSGKDTVIAIVGGENEEKLDEFINENIKTLPTLKNVYVYPIDKFGKGKELVNFLTEV comes from the coding sequence ATGACCCAGCTTGACGATCTGGACAGGGCGATAATAAGACTTCTAAAGAGGAACGCGAGGTTAACAATATCGGAACTCTCAGAGCAGCTCAACAAGCCAGAATCAACGATACACTTCAGGATCAAAAAGCTCATAGAAAAAGGAGTGATAGACCGCTATACGATCCTTCTGGGGGAGGAGATGATTCCAAAGAAGACAGCTATCGTTGTAATTCAGGCGGAAACACCTATTATTGAGGACTTTCTGGAAAGATACGTCAACCACCTCATGAGAACCCTCTCAATGATGCCCAACGTCCTCATGGTAGCCAAGAGCGGCAAGGACACGGTAATAGCCATTGTAGGCGGAGAAAACGAAGAAAAGCTCGATGAGTTCATAAACGAGAATATAAAAACACTACCCACATTAAAGAACGTGTACGTGTATCCCATTGACAAATTCGGCAAAGGCAAGGAACTTGTGAACTTCCTCACGGAGGTGTGA
- the cyaB gene encoding class IV adenylate cyclase has translation MEIEIKFRVNFDETREKIESLGASFVREEVQEDLYFSLPYPNLLRVRRIKNLGRAFITYKYIRDPGKNEEFEEIEVEVSNFEKTVEILKRLGFREDVWVRKKRLVYRLDGITFELNEVEGLGSFLDIEVIEDDVDKAKEIIWETARKLGLSEEDVEPRLYQELIKGRKR, from the coding sequence ATGGAAATCGAGATCAAATTCAGGGTAAACTTTGACGAAACCAGGGAGAAAATAGAGAGCCTTGGGGCTTCTTTTGTACGGGAAGAAGTCCAAGAGGATCTCTACTTTTCCCTTCCTTACCCTAATCTTCTGAGGGTGAGAAGAATCAAAAACCTTGGAAGGGCGTTTATCACGTACAAGTACATCAGGGATCCAGGAAAGAACGAGGAGTTTGAGGAGATAGAGGTTGAGGTAAGCAACTTTGAAAAGACCGTAGAAATTCTCAAGAGACTGGGGTTCAGGGAAGACGTCTGGGTGAGAAAGAAACGCCTTGTCTACAGACTGGATGGGATCACCTTTGAGCTCAATGAAGTTGAGGGACTCGGATCTTTTTTGGACATTGAAGTAATCGAAGACGATGTTGATAAGGCAAAGGAGATAATCTGGGAAACCGCCCGGAAATTAGGCCTGAGCGAAGAAGATGTAGAACCGAGACTTTACCAAGAATTAATAAAAGGGAGGAAGAGATAA
- a CDS encoding redox-regulated ATPase YchF, which produces MEIGVVGKPNVGKSTFFSAATMVDVDIANYPFTTIDANVGVTYAIAEHPCKELSCKPNPQNYEYKDGKALIPVKMIDVAGLVPGAHEGRGLGNKFLDDLRMASALIHVVDATGKTDAEGQPTDYHDPVEDIEFLEREIDYWILGILKKGWEKFAKRIKLQHMKLEQAIADHLSGIGVTEEDVWEAIHKLGLSSDPTRWTDDDLFAFVRELRKINKPIIIAANKADAASDEQIERLKKEGEKRGYIVIPTSAAAELTLRKAARAGFIDYIPGSSDFKILKKMNPKQEKALQLIRERVLERFGSTGVQEVINRAVFDLLKLIPVYPVQDENKLTDQFGNVLPHVYLLPRGSTPRDLAYKVHTDLGRTFLYAVNARTHRRVGEDYQLEFNDIIKIVATAK; this is translated from the coding sequence ATGGAGATAGGCGTCGTTGGAAAACCAAACGTTGGTAAGTCAACATTCTTTTCGGCGGCCACGATGGTTGATGTGGACATAGCAAACTATCCATTCACGACGATAGACGCGAACGTAGGTGTAACCTACGCGATAGCGGAACATCCCTGTAAAGAACTAAGCTGTAAGCCAAACCCCCAGAACTACGAGTACAAAGATGGAAAAGCCCTGATCCCTGTAAAAATGATAGACGTCGCAGGCCTCGTTCCCGGTGCCCACGAGGGTCGTGGCCTGGGTAACAAGTTCCTCGACGACCTTAGGATGGCATCGGCTTTGATCCACGTCGTTGACGCGACCGGAAAGACCGACGCCGAGGGGCAGCCGACGGACTACCACGACCCGGTCGAGGACATCGAGTTCCTCGAGAGAGAGATAGACTACTGGATACTCGGGATACTCAAGAAGGGCTGGGAGAAGTTCGCGAAGAGAATAAAGCTCCAGCACATGAAGCTCGAGCAGGCGATAGCGGATCACCTCTCCGGGATAGGCGTGACGGAAGAGGATGTTTGGGAGGCCATCCACAAGCTTGGTCTGAGCAGCGATCCCACCAGATGGACAGACGACGACCTCTTTGCCTTCGTCCGCGAGCTCAGGAAGATTAACAAGCCGATAATCATAGCGGCCAACAAGGCCGACGCCGCGAGCGACGAGCAGATTGAGAGGCTCAAGAAGGAAGGTGAAAAGAGGGGCTACATCGTCATACCCACTTCAGCCGCTGCAGAACTGACACTACGGAAAGCTGCCCGAGCTGGCTTTATTGACTATATCCCGGGCAGTTCCGACTTCAAAATCCTTAAAAAAATGAACCCAAAGCAGGAAAAGGCGCTCCAGCTCATCAGGGAGAGGGTTCTCGAAAGGTTTGGCTCAACCGGTGTACAGGAGGTAATAAACAGGGCCGTCTTTGACCTGTTGAAGCTCATCCCGGTTTATCCTGTCCAGGATGAGAACAAGCTCACCGACCAGTTCGGCAACGTATTGCCCCACGTGTATCTCCTTCCGAGGGGTTCGACGCCGAGAGATCTGGCTTATAAAGTCCACACCGACCTTGGAAGAACATTCCTCTACGCTGTCAACGCCAGAACCCACAGGCGCGTTGGTGAGGACTACCAGCTTGAGTTCAACGACATAATTAAAATTGTGGCCACGGCCAAGTGA
- a CDS encoding glucodextranase DOMON-like domain-containing protein — translation MGHKKRTLYSAAMVLLLLGGLFGFIKLGAATPEAGAGDQYTSPKLIASVSDVVGDDHGPGTYTYPTDAVFNQTGLFDIIGVTLYEDSNEYVLHVHFDNLGGNPWGGWNGFSLQIVEAYFDFKDGGNTTAIKLADNGPGANVNLDRPWDVAVRVTGWTSKLVLPNMSTMDINATANLTTNTIIIRIPKEYLNITPDTYFAVIAGSQDGYGIDEWRTVLVEAEQWRIGGGDPDAIAAGVAPRVMDLLAPPNFTPTQEEQLQSYDVDSGTRATIVMIPIPLVPVGDGETNTTTSSCEGTKTVTKYVLVKETETVTKTTTETVTRTTTKTETETKTETVTKTETKTETKTETTSGGGLCGPATIISLAVVPLLLKRRK, via the coding sequence GTGGGTCATAAGAAAAGGACCCTATACTCAGCGGCAATGGTGCTCCTACTTTTGGGAGGCCTGTTTGGGTTCATAAAACTAGGTGCAGCTACCCCCGAAGCTGGTGCTGGTGATCAGTACACGTCTCCAAAGCTCATTGCCAGCGTTTCGGACGTTGTTGGGGATGACCACGGACCAGGAACTTACACCTATCCAACCGATGCTGTCTTCAACCAGACCGGACTCTTCGACATAATTGGAGTAACCCTTTACGAGGACTCCAACGAATACGTTCTCCACGTTCACTTCGACAACCTTGGTGGTAACCCGTGGGGCGGATGGAACGGTTTCAGCCTGCAGATAGTTGAGGCCTACTTCGACTTCAAGGACGGAGGAAACACCACAGCCATCAAGTTAGCAGACAACGGACCGGGAGCGAACGTAAACCTCGACAGACCCTGGGACGTTGCCGTAAGAGTTACCGGCTGGACGAGCAAACTAGTACTACCCAACATGAGCACCATGGACATAAACGCCACCGCGAACCTAACGACCAACACGATTATCATCAGGATTCCAAAGGAGTACCTTAACATTACCCCCGACACTTACTTTGCGGTTATTGCTGGTTCGCAGGATGGATACGGTATCGATGAGTGGAGGACTGTGCTTGTTGAGGCAGAGCAGTGGAGGATCGGAGGTGGTGATCCTGACGCAATAGCCGCCGGAGTGGCACCAAGAGTAATGGACCTTCTGGCACCACCCAACTTCACACCCACACAAGAAGAACAGCTCCAGAGCTACGACGTAGATTCTGGAACCAGGGCAACAATAGTGATGATTCCAATTCCGCTGGTACCTGTCGGCGATGGCGAGACCAACACGACTACGTCTTCGTGTGAGGGTACTAAGACTGTGACTAAGTATGTGTTGGTGAAGGAGACTGAGACGGTGACTAAGACTACTACTGAGACTGTTACTCGTACTACGACGAAGACTGAGACTGAAACCAAGACTGAGACGGTGACTAAAACTGAAACAAAAACAGAAACCAAGACCGAAACCACCAGCGGTGGAGGACTCTGCGGCCCAGCAACCATAATCAGCCTGGCAGTAGTTCCACTCCTCCTAAAGAGGAGAAAGTGA
- a CDS encoding cysteate racemase encodes MAERVIGILGGMGPLATADLFRRIVEKTPAKRDQDHPRIIIYNNPKIPDRTAFILGNGEDPRPELIASARKLEECGADFIIMPCNTAHFFAETIQRSINIPFVSMIEETTKVVREMGLRKVGLLATDGTIKGLVYHRALLKYGVQIAVPNKGDQEKVMRGIYEGVKAGNLELGRKLLLEVARKLERRSDGIIAGCTEVSVALKPEDLSVPLIDPMDVIAEKAVKLASGGEELPEI; translated from the coding sequence ATGGCCGAGCGCGTCATAGGAATCCTCGGCGGCATGGGTCCTTTAGCAACGGCCGACCTCTTCAGGCGGATAGTCGAGAAAACTCCAGCCAAGAGGGATCAAGACCATCCGAGGATAATCATCTACAACAACCCGAAGATACCGGACAGGACGGCCTTTATCCTTGGAAACGGCGAAGATCCAAGGCCCGAGCTGATAGCCAGCGCGAGAAAGCTTGAGGAGTGCGGTGCCGACTTCATAATAATGCCCTGCAACACGGCACACTTCTTCGCGGAAACAATACAGAGGTCTATAAACATTCCCTTCGTCAGCATGATTGAGGAGACCACTAAAGTTGTTCGAGAAATGGGCCTGAGGAAAGTCGGCCTCCTCGCGACGGATGGAACCATCAAGGGACTCGTCTACCACAGGGCGCTCCTCAAGTATGGCGTCCAGATAGCGGTGCCAAACAAGGGGGATCAGGAAAAGGTGATGAGAGGTATATACGAGGGGGTAAAAGCCGGAAACCTCGAACTGGGAAGGAAACTCCTTCTTGAAGTCGCAAGAAAGCTGGAAAGGCGCTCCGATGGGATAATAGCAGGCTGCACCGAGGTGAGCGTCGCTTTGAAGCCCGAAGACCTGAGTGTCCCCCTTATAGACCCAATGGACGTGATAGCTGAGAAGGCGGTGAAACTTGCTTCGGGTGGAGAAGAACTCCCGGAGATATGA
- a CDS encoding cupin domain-containing protein — protein sequence MKAEIKNLIDRGTYRKLPLFEGELPEGSYAQIVEVKPNQTVKKHYHERQYELFYIISGEARLGIGETEYLAKPGDIFLVKPKTVHWVVNEKDEPFRLFVVKLNYYGDDSVWLEE from the coding sequence ATGAAGGCCGAAATCAAGAACCTCATTGATAGGGGCACTTATAGAAAGCTCCCGCTCTTTGAAGGGGAACTTCCCGAGGGGAGCTATGCCCAGATAGTCGAGGTCAAGCCAAATCAAACCGTCAAAAAGCACTATCACGAGCGCCAATACGAGCTGTTCTACATAATAAGCGGTGAGGCGAGGCTCGGGATAGGCGAGACTGAATACCTCGCGAAGCCCGGAGACATCTTCCTCGTCAAGCCGAAAACAGTCCACTGGGTCGTCAACGAAAAGGATGAGCCCTTCAGGCTCTTTGTGGTGAAGCTGAACTACTACGGCGACGACTCGGTGTGGCTGGAGGAATAG
- a CDS encoding ABC transporter permease: MSFVKKFGAVYRTDLKLLRRDPMLLYSVAMTLVLLLIVRYFKDRVGVYYPLLALLALIFIPMIFGMIPGFMMADEKEDKTIQALQVIPISSEAFLAYRLTWASIATALMTAVSPWILDIEMPQKGILALIALFLLEVWIYGLLITVFSESRMQALTVSKVLGWFLMLPPLIKLVVVWRNLSTDWSRFTAFLPTYWLYRVFVGIPTNDYSDFPVAVVVHLAWLVPLVVLFRKRVL; this comes from the coding sequence ATGAGCTTTGTGAAGAAGTTTGGGGCAGTTTACCGGACGGATCTCAAGCTGTTGAGGAGAGACCCGATGCTCCTATACAGCGTTGCAATGACTTTGGTGCTCCTCTTAATCGTCCGCTACTTCAAAGACCGCGTTGGAGTTTACTACCCCCTCCTCGCGCTCCTGGCGCTGATATTCATTCCCATGATATTCGGCATGATTCCCGGCTTCATGATGGCCGACGAGAAGGAGGACAAGACCATACAGGCCCTTCAAGTTATTCCAATATCAAGCGAGGCTTTCTTAGCGTACAGGCTCACGTGGGCTTCCATAGCCACCGCGCTGATGACAGCTGTTTCTCCCTGGATCCTCGACATAGAGATGCCCCAAAAGGGAATCCTCGCTTTGATCGCCCTTTTCCTCCTTGAGGTGTGGATCTATGGGCTTCTCATCACGGTGTTCTCAGAGTCAAGGATGCAGGCTTTGACGGTTTCCAAGGTTCTCGGCTGGTTCTTGATGTTACCCCCGCTGATAAAGCTCGTCGTCGTCTGGAGGAACCTTTCAACCGACTGGAGCAGGTTCACGGCCTTTCTGCCTACATACTGGCTCTACAGGGTCTTTGTGGGCATTCCAACTAATGACTACTCGGATTTCCCAGTTGCCGTTGTGGTTCACCTCGCGTGGCTAGTCCCGCTCGTGGTGCTGTTCAGGAAGAGGGTGCTCTGA
- a CDS encoding fluoroquinolone export ABC transporter permease subunit → MIGKLVKTNLIIGVRGFVYPIYVLIGLAYGLMLMIFPERYLPTMVPIFLLFEPGLVGFMFVGTEIFAEKKDGAIGALAVTPIEWRDYIIAKTLIMSLLSVIGAVLIMAIGTRSLDGLGYVAVGAFLASVVYTLLGIAVSAKYRDLDDYFVPIMAVLIVSLLPFAHYHGYLTGEIWKVLYVVPSYPVLYFFKAPFVEVSTDTLVKSGIALVVWAGVAYYLAKRRFYKYAVEGLR, encoded by the coding sequence ATGATTGGAAAGCTCGTGAAGACGAACCTTATCATCGGCGTGAGGGGCTTCGTCTACCCGATATACGTCCTGATAGGCTTGGCCTACGGGCTGATGCTCATGATATTTCCAGAGCGATATCTTCCGACAATGGTGCCCATATTCCTCCTCTTCGAGCCGGGGCTGGTCGGCTTCATGTTCGTCGGCACGGAGATATTCGCCGAGAAGAAGGACGGCGCGATAGGGGCTTTAGCGGTGACGCCCATAGAGTGGAGGGACTACATCATCGCCAAAACACTCATCATGAGCCTGCTGTCGGTCATCGGGGCGGTTTTGATAATGGCCATAGGTACCCGCTCGCTCGATGGGCTGGGCTATGTGGCGGTGGGGGCCTTTCTTGCATCGGTGGTCTATACACTCCTCGGGATTGCGGTTTCGGCAAAGTACCGCGACCTCGACGACTACTTCGTGCCCATAATGGCGGTTCTTATAGTCTCCCTCCTGCCCTTCGCCCACTACCATGGCTACCTCACGGGCGAAATCTGGAAGGTCCTTTACGTCGTTCCAAGCTACCCGGTGCTCTACTTCTTCAAAGCTCCTTTCGTGGAGGTTTCAACGGATACACTGGTGAAGTCGGGAATAGCCCTAGTTGTTTGGGCGGGTGTGGCCTATTACCTCGCTAAAAGGAGGTTTTACAAATACGCCGTGGAGGGATTGAGATGA
- a CDS encoding ABC transporter ATP-binding protein, which produces MPVIEVEDVRKYYGDVRGVDGLSFSVEEGEIYGFLGPNGAGKTTTVKILVKIIKDYEGTVRVFGKDLREWGKDYYNKIGVSFEFPAVYSRLTALENLQFFASFYKRHLDPLEVLKMVGLEKEADQLVSGFSKGMKKKLDLARALLPDPEVLFLDEPLEGLDPASARKVKDLLLEMRENGKTVFLTTHNMYVADELCDRVAFIVEGKIALVDSPGELKVKMGKRLVKVEYVDDNDVKMAEFPLENLGRNEEFLNILKNYEIRRINTEEPTLEEIFLKVTGRRLV; this is translated from the coding sequence ATGCCGGTTATAGAGGTTGAGGACGTTAGAAAGTATTACGGCGATGTGAGGGGCGTTGATGGGCTCAGCTTCTCGGTGGAGGAGGGGGAAATCTACGGCTTCCTCGGGCCGAACGGCGCCGGAAAGACCACAACGGTCAAAATTCTCGTGAAGATCATCAAGGACTACGAGGGCACCGTGAGGGTATTTGGAAAGGACCTCAGGGAGTGGGGAAAGGACTACTACAACAAAATCGGCGTGTCCTTCGAGTTTCCTGCCGTCTATTCGAGGCTAACCGCTTTAGAAAACCTCCAATTCTTCGCGAGCTTCTACAAAAGGCACCTCGACCCCCTCGAAGTCCTCAAGATGGTAGGGCTCGAGAAAGAGGCGGATCAGCTCGTATCTGGCTTCTCCAAGGGCATGAAGAAGAAGCTCGACCTCGCGAGGGCTCTGCTCCCTGATCCCGAGGTGCTCTTCCTCGATGAGCCGCTGGAGGGCCTCGACCCCGCGAGTGCAAGGAAGGTAAAAGACCTTCTCCTCGAGATGAGGGAAAACGGCAAGACGGTCTTCCTGACAACCCACAACATGTACGTCGCGGACGAGCTGTGCGACAGGGTAGCTTTTATCGTTGAGGGGAAGATAGCCCTCGTTGACAGCCCGGGCGAGCTCAAGGTGAAGATGGGGAAGAGGCTCGTCAAGGTGGAGTACGTGGATGACAATGATGTTAAGATGGCCGAGTTCCCGCTCGAGAACCTCGGAAGAAACGAGGAGTTTCTGAATATCCTCAAAAACTACGAAATCAGGAGGATAAACACTGAGGAGCCCACGCTGGAAGAAATATTCCTGAAGGTGACGGGGAGGAGACTCGTATGA
- a CDS encoding helix-turn-helix domain-containing protein, with product MKRIKFSIPISLDYFNAFRGFLEAVEWGYGDTYFLLGSDVVKLVEVKFREGVKPEEVLGELLEIPYVKDAKLIPKNGHYLLYVRANLLHAPLPENVSRFFEVQKRGMVIFEKGIFSTEGFYLYVVCEEGLLGDVISAVKEVYGARVVSVEDYTPGENPLLKLTGRQFEVLLLAYKSGYFDSPRRVTLRELSQMLGLSPSTVKEHLRKGLKRVLEEVVE from the coding sequence ATGAAGAGGATAAAGTTCTCCATCCCGATCAGCCTTGATTATTTCAACGCCTTCAGAGGCTTCCTAGAGGCTGTAGAGTGGGGTTATGGAGATACTTACTTCCTTCTCGGGAGCGACGTGGTCAAGCTGGTGGAGGTCAAGTTCAGGGAGGGCGTGAAGCCCGAGGAAGTTCTCGGCGAGCTGCTCGAAATTCCCTACGTGAAGGACGCGAAGCTCATCCCGAAGAACGGCCACTACCTGCTCTACGTGAGGGCGAACCTTCTCCATGCGCCCCTTCCGGAGAACGTCTCCCGGTTCTTTGAGGTGCAGAAAAGGGGTATGGTAATCTTTGAGAAGGGCATCTTCAGCACGGAGGGGTTTTACCTCTACGTCGTCTGCGAGGAAGGCCTCCTGGGAGACGTAATCTCGGCGGTTAAGGAAGTTTACGGGGCCAGAGTGGTCAGCGTTGAGGATTACACTCCGGGGGAAAATCCCCTCCTGAAGCTGACCGGGAGGCAGTTCGAAGTTCTCCTTCTGGCCTACAAGAGCGGCTACTTCGACAGCCCGAGGCGTGTGACCCTCAGGGAGCTCTCCCAGATGCTTGGCCTGAGCCCTTCCACCGTGAAGGAGCACCTGAGGAAGGGCTTGAAGAGGGTGCTGGAAGAGGTTGTAGAGTAG
- a CDS encoding TldD/PmbA family protein, producing the protein MEALERALKWAEDNLKAEYIELRYEDLKKTTLGLKDGVFTSFTGKLHKGVAIRVLADGAWGFSSTSDLSNLEKKIEEAYKLAKAAAQTKREKIELAEIKPVEDFVKSKMRVKPREVDIEEKVSHLRELEKLLKEDSAVKSVQIRYEDGGGRKLLLTNEGTKIEWDYNYLYQGTYVTGKADGKLAMARDSIGAVDYGWELMTEREPNEKVAERLLRKMHSQLKGVAPKRGEWPIVAGPIVVGIIAHEALGHLAEADLTINSPFKDLIGKQIAPEYVTMSERHVEGGFGNDKYDDEGVPVKDIHIIENGILKEIMLNREYAAKWGMEPNGHARAESYRYPPIIRMRNTIFEPGDHSFEELIEGIKFGYYVVDFRGGQAQLNSAFQVGIQEGYVIRNGEIAEPIRDTSITGVAIEALKKISAVGNDFGLEVGFCGKGQTAFVSSGGPHMRFDGGILIG; encoded by the coding sequence ATGGAAGCACTTGAAAGAGCCCTTAAATGGGCTGAGGATAACCTGAAAGCTGAGTACATAGAGCTCCGCTACGAGGACCTGAAGAAGACCACTTTGGGCCTCAAGGACGGCGTTTTTACGAGCTTTACAGGGAAGCTTCACAAGGGAGTCGCGATAAGGGTTCTGGCAGATGGTGCCTGGGGTTTCTCATCAACCAGCGACCTTTCTAACCTCGAAAAGAAGATTGAAGAGGCCTACAAACTGGCAAAGGCCGCGGCTCAGACGAAGAGGGAGAAGATAGAGTTAGCAGAGATAAAGCCCGTTGAGGACTTCGTTAAGAGCAAGATGCGCGTTAAGCCCCGTGAAGTGGACATCGAGGAGAAGGTAAGCCACCTCAGGGAACTGGAGAAGCTCCTAAAGGAGGACAGCGCGGTTAAGAGCGTTCAGATACGCTACGAGGACGGAGGTGGCAGAAAGCTCCTCCTCACCAACGAGGGGACGAAGATAGAGTGGGACTACAACTACCTCTACCAGGGAACCTACGTCACCGGAAAGGCCGACGGAAAGCTGGCAATGGCGAGGGACAGCATTGGTGCCGTTGACTACGGCTGGGAGCTTATGACCGAGAGGGAACCCAACGAGAAGGTTGCCGAGAGGCTGTTGAGGAAGATGCACAGCCAGCTCAAGGGTGTTGCACCAAAGCGCGGCGAGTGGCCGATCGTTGCAGGTCCGATAGTAGTTGGCATCATCGCGCACGAGGCGCTTGGACACCTTGCGGAGGCCGACTTGACAATAAACTCGCCCTTCAAAGACCTTATCGGCAAGCAGATAGCTCCAGAGTACGTGACCATGAGCGAGCGCCACGTTGAGGGCGGCTTTGGAAACGACAAGTACGACGACGAGGGCGTTCCCGTTAAGGACATCCACATAATCGAGAACGGTATCCTCAAGGAGATTATGCTGAACAGGGAATACGCGGCGAAGTGGGGCATGGAACCCAACGGCCACGCTAGAGCTGAGAGCTACCGCTACCCGCCGATAATCAGGATGAGGAACACCATCTTCGAGCCGGGCGACCACTCCTTCGAGGAGCTGATAGAGGGCATCAAGTTCGGCTACTACGTCGTTGACTTCCGCGGCGGCCAGGCCCAGCTCAACAGTGCCTTCCAGGTCGGAATTCAGGAGGGCTACGTCATCAGAAACGGCGAGATAGCCGAGCCGATAAGGGACACCTCGATCACGGGCGTCGCAATCGAGGCTCTCAAGAAGATTTCAGCTGTCGGCAACGACTTCGGCCTAGAGGTCGGCTTCTGCGGTAAGGGTCAGACGGCCTTCGTGAGTTCAGGCGGCCCACACATGCGCTTTGATGGAGGAATCCTGATCGGGTGA
- a CDS encoding TldD/PmbA family protein has protein sequence MENLIRFGEKLFDELEIAVYHSRDVSASVELNEISMASTRSGAVTIIRGIKDKRLGLAIVDSDEPERVKEAIEQAAKMAKLNSPDEKWVSLPEPGKYREKPKPNYELKETSPDILVEKLVHGIKLAREKDPNVVVAGGEGGVSWEERRILNSHGIDVFQEGGAAFFFLELVGRKGDVVTPGIFDFDARRDLNLDVDGVVERAVQKVGWAYNVEKSRNEEVPIILGPWAIAGLFSYALLPAFSGERLVKETTPLAGKVGEKIASDVLTIYDDPFHPLSLEPAIADGEGVPTRKNVLIEEGTFKGFVWDNYWAKVYGTESTGNGKRDLRSGGINIGFHSVVIENGKRNLEDLIAEIERGYLVDGLQGAHSSNPDNGNFAVTANPAFLIEDGEVKGASVFLIAGNVYELLKQASEVTKEQTVMPFMNTMITPHIKFENVKIAGK, from the coding sequence ATGGAGAACCTCATACGCTTCGGCGAGAAGCTTTTCGACGAGCTCGAGATAGCCGTCTACCACTCAAGGGACGTCAGCGCGAGCGTCGAGCTGAACGAGATTTCGATGGCCTCGACGAGGAGCGGTGCTGTAACGATAATCCGCGGAATAAAGGACAAGCGCCTCGGCCTTGCCATCGTTGACAGCGACGAGCCCGAAAGGGTCAAGGAGGCCATAGAGCAGGCCGCGAAGATGGCAAAGCTCAACTCCCCGGACGAGAAGTGGGTCTCCCTCCCGGAGCCGGGGAAGTACAGGGAGAAACCAAAGCCGAACTACGAGCTTAAGGAGACTTCCCCCGACATACTCGTCGAGAAGCTCGTCCACGGAATAAAGCTCGCCCGCGAGAAGGACCCCAACGTGGTAGTAGCTGGCGGCGAGGGTGGCGTCAGCTGGGAAGAGAGAAGAATACTCAACTCCCACGGTATTGACGTCTTCCAGGAGGGCGGAGCGGCGTTCTTCTTCCTCGAGCTGGTTGGAAGGAAGGGGGACGTCGTGACACCGGGTATCTTCGACTTCGACGCCAGGAGAGACCTCAACCTTGACGTTGATGGCGTCGTCGAGAGGGCCGTCCAGAAGGTGGGGTGGGCCTACAACGTGGAGAAGAGCAGGAACGAGGAAGTGCCGATAATCCTCGGTCCGTGGGCCATAGCGGGGCTCTTCAGCTACGCCCTCCTTCCAGCATTCAGCGGTGAGCGCTTAGTCAAAGAGACCACCCCGCTCGCTGGAAAGGTCGGCGAGAAGATAGCGAGTGACGTTTTGACCATCTACGACGACCCGTTCCACCCGCTGTCGCTTGAGCCGGCCATAGCCGACGGTGAGGGCGTTCCAACGAGGAAGAACGTCCTCATCGAGGAGGGAACCTTCAAGGGCTTCGTCTGGGACAACTACTGGGCCAAGGTTTACGGAACCGAGAGCACCGGCAATGGGAAGCGCGACCTGAGGAGCGGAGGCATAAACATAGGCTTCCACAGCGTTGTCATCGAGAACGGGAAGAGAAACCTCGAAGACCTCATAGCCGAAATCGAGCGTGGCTACCTCGTTGATGGCCTTCAGGGTGCTCATTCAAGCAACCCGGACAACGGAAACTTCGCAGTCACCGCTAACCCAGCATTTCTCATCGAGGACGGCGAGGTCAAGGGCGCGAGCGTGTTCCTCATCGCCGGAAACGTCTACGAACTGCTAAAGCAGGCGAGCGAGGTAACGAAGGAGCAGACTGTAATGCCCTTCATGAACACGATGATAACGCCGCACATAAAGTTCGAGAACGTGAAGATAGCGGGGAAGTGA